Proteins encoded in a region of the Bacillales bacterium genome:
- a CDS encoding CDP-glycerol glycerophosphotransferase family protein, whose amino-acid sequence MNKNVLRKGLRMAGKPLMDRMLKPTHTRVCRFAAYYENINVDENAVLYESRDGNSVTGNPYAIFRYLLHQPGYDHLMHYWSVNDPDRLPEAIAEYGRHPNVKFVKRHTKRYLKCLAGCRYLINNSTFPSYFIPKKEQIYMNTWHGTPLKQMGFDIPGNPALSQNVVRNFLSADYLLSPNRHTTKMYTDSYKLNGLYEGEIIEEGYPRIDLTLNADRGQVLHSLMMNGVTLEKRKPTILYAPTWKRDDRFGVKADLRRLMADVNHLQKEIGDAYNLLLKVHPFMYKEAVTREAFADKLVPDCVDANELLAAVDVLITDYSSIFFDFLTTGRPVLFYVPDIEEYLEERGHTIDYAQWPGPLLFHSEQLVKAVRNLTDVKDEYEDRYAAMRNEYCRNEDGNVCARIVDYVFTGNHRPLHTVSCRKKRKEKILIYAGGMRDNGITSSFINLMDNIDHNRYDVSCFTATPHQEEVIKNIHRVNRNARWLFKPGLPLYRLGEQYQDKWIHFRGVDGRLEKKLYPHKAYEREHQRLFGNSQFDYVIDFSGYSLYWAKHLVAAKTGGKLCFMHNDLLSDSERTVNGKKPHKINLHGLFSIYDRFDKLISVSKGTMELNRDKLSRYADKAKFTYVMNSINPETILNLANDEDKPADIPDQKFAGWTTEPFRARGELVSGAFGGVRCSLLDHPNAAAVETHDRLRGEELEITRAAHHDGKRYYKVHRNGRHAGWLEADAVTLLPNRVISERKVDKIAKVRKGWPIYTLPIGVKGAEFIADSDEFHNRIVVISKEADTFEGEFARFAVDGK is encoded by the coding sequence GTGAACAAGAACGTGTTGCGAAAAGGGTTGAGGATGGCGGGAAAGCCGCTCATGGACCGGATGCTAAAGCCGACACATACACGCGTGTGCCGATTCGCCGCGTACTATGAGAACATTAACGTGGATGAAAATGCGGTGTTATATGAATCTCGGGACGGAAACAGCGTCACGGGCAATCCTTATGCGATTTTTCGATATTTGTTGCATCAACCCGGCTATGATCATTTGATGCATTATTGGTCGGTGAACGATCCCGATCGGCTGCCCGAGGCGATCGCGGAATACGGCCGCCACCCGAATGTGAAATTTGTGAAAAGACATACCAAGCGTTATTTGAAATGCCTCGCGGGTTGCCGCTATTTGATCAACAATTCAACCTTTCCTTCTTATTTTATTCCGAAAAAGGAACAAATCTACATGAACACGTGGCACGGGACGCCCTTAAAGCAAATGGGCTTTGACATCCCCGGGAATCCGGCCCTTTCTCAAAATGTCGTCCGCAATTTTTTGAGTGCCGATTATTTGTTAAGCCCAAACCGGCATACGACGAAAATGTATACGGACAGTTATAAGCTGAATGGGTTGTACGAAGGAGAGATTATCGAAGAAGGGTATCCGCGGATCGATCTAACACTCAATGCGGACCGCGGCCAAGTGCTTCATTCCTTAATGATGAACGGAGTGACTCTCGAAAAGCGGAAACCGACGATTTTGTATGCTCCGACTTGGAAGAGGGATGACCGCTTTGGAGTGAAAGCCGACCTGCGCCGGTTAATGGCAGATGTGAACCATTTGCAGAAGGAAATCGGCGATGCTTACAACTTGTTGTTGAAAGTGCATCCGTTTATGTACAAAGAAGCGGTTACACGCGAAGCGTTTGCCGATAAGCTCGTCCCCGACTGCGTCGACGCAAACGAATTGCTCGCGGCCGTCGATGTTCTGATTACCGACTATTCAAGCATCTTTTTCGATTTTCTCACCACTGGAAGGCCGGTATTGTTTTATGTGCCGGACATTGAAGAATATTTGGAAGAACGCGGCCATACGATCGATTATGCCCAATGGCCGGGCCCGCTCCTTTTTCATTCGGAACAACTCGTGAAAGCGGTAAGGAATTTGACTGACGTCAAAGACGAATACGAAGATCGATATGCTGCAATGAGAAACGAGTATTGCCGAAATGAGGACGGAAACGTGTGCGCACGTATCGTTGATTACGTGTTTACTGGAAATCATCGTCCACTCCATACGGTCTCGTGCCGTAAGAAACGAAAAGAAAAAATTTTAATTTACGCTGGGGGAATGAGGGACAACGGCATCACCTCGTCGTTTATCAATTTAATGGACAACATTGACCATAACCGATACGACGTCAGCTGTTTCACTGCTACTCCGCATCAAGAAGAAGTCATAAAGAATATTCATCGCGTGAATCGGAACGCCCGTTGGTTGTTCAAGCCGGGTTTGCCTCTTTATCGGCTTGGCGAACAGTATCAAGACAAGTGGATCCATTTCCGCGGCGTTGACGGGCGGCTGGAAAAGAAACTCTACCCGCACAAAGCTTACGAAAGAGAACATCAGCGGTTGTTCGGCAACTCGCAGTTTGATTATGTTATTGATTTCAGCGGATACAGTTTGTATTGGGCAAAGCATCTCGTCGCTGCGAAAACGGGGGGAAAACTCTGTTTCATGCACAATGATTTGTTAAGCGACAGCGAACGGACGGTGAACGGCAAGAAACCGCATAAGATCAATTTGCACGGACTGTTTTCGATTTACGACCGGTTTGACAAACTCATCAGCGTATCAAAAGGGACGATGGAACTGAATCGGGACAAGCTGTCACGCTACGCGGACAAAGCTAAGTTCACCTATGTGATGAATTCGATCAATCCGGAGACGATTTTAAATCTTGCCAATGATGAGGACAAACCTGCGGACATTCCGGATCAAAAATTTGCCGGATGGACGACGGAGCCGTTCAGAGCTCGGGGCGAACTCGTCAGTGGAGCTTTCGGAGGCGTTCGTTGCTCGTTGCTTGATCATCCGAACGCCGCGGCGGTGGAGACGCATGACCGGCTGCGTGGGGAGGAACTTGAAATTACGCGCGCCGCGCACCATGACGGCAAGCGTTATTACAAAGTCCATCGAAACGGACGGCACGCCGGCTGGTTGGAAGCGGATGCGGTTACCCTGTTGCCGAATCGGGTTATCAGTGAACGCAAGGTGGACAAAATCGCGAAAGTGAGAAAAGGATGGCCGAT
- a CDS encoding phosphatidylglycerophosphatase A, with the protein MNQRVNSREVEKAARSLLQERGVNVEDIAEIVHMMQSPYAPDLTMDDCIESVNAVLGKREIQHALLVGIELDKLAEQGKLSEPLQSIVETDEGLFGCDETLAIGAVFGYGSIAVTTYGHLDKQKVGIIEKLDTKKGDKVHTFLDDLVGSIASNASSRLAHRLRDREERLHLDEIKKRDEEERIG; encoded by the coding sequence ATGAACCAAAGGGTTAACAGCAGAGAAGTTGAAAAAGCGGCCAGATCGCTTTTGCAAGAACGTGGAGTAAACGTCGAAGACATCGCAGAGATCGTTCATATGATGCAGTCGCCTTACGCTCCGGATTTGACAATGGATGATTGCATCGAAAGCGTCAATGCCGTACTCGGCAAAAGGGAAATCCAGCATGCCTTGTTAGTCGGCATAGAATTGGATAAATTGGCGGAACAAGGAAAACTTTCAGAGCCGCTGCAATCGATCGTCGAAACTGACGAAGGCTTATTCGGGTGCGATGAGACGCTTGCGATCGGCGCGGTTTTCGGATACGGCAGCATCGCCGTTACGACGTACGGCCATCTTGACAAACAAAAAGTAGGCATCATCGAGAAACTCGACACGAAAAAAGGCGATAAAGTGCACACGTTTTTGGACGATCTCGTTGGCAGCATTGCTTCGAATGCCTCGAGCCGTCTTGCTCACCGTTTGCGCGACCGGGAAGAGCGTCTCCATTTGGATGAAATTAAGAAACGCGATGAAGAAGAACGAATCGGATAA
- a CDS encoding YjcG family protein, translating to MKYGIAIFPSKKLQDMANALRKRYDPHYALIPPHITIKSAFEIDNEAEIAEIVGEINEIAKTIQPFSLHVYKVGSFHPVNNVIYFGVKPTSSLTELHDKLNEGKLKREEPYNFVPHITIAQGLSDDEHADVYGSLKLRNMNHEETIDRFQLLYQLENESWTVYETFHLGRED from the coding sequence ATGAAATACGGGATTGCGATCTTTCCATCAAAGAAACTTCAAGACATGGCGAACGCATTAAGAAAGCGGTATGACCCGCATTATGCCCTTATTCCGCCGCACATCACGATCAAAAGCGCGTTTGAAATCGATAACGAAGCCGAAATTGCCGAAATCGTTGGCGAAATCAATGAAATTGCGAAAACGATTCAACCGTTTTCGTTGCATGTGTATAAAGTCGGCTCCTTTCATCCCGTGAACAACGTCATTTATTTTGGCGTGAAACCGACGAGCAGCCTTACTGAACTGCACGATAAATTGAACGAAGGCAAGTTGAAACGGGAAGAGCCTTACAACTTCGTTCCCCATATTACGATCGCGCAAGGGCTGTCGGATGACGAACATGCCGACGTGTACGGAAGTTTGAAATTGCGCAACATGAACCACGAAGAGACGATTGATCGTTTCCAATTGTTATACCAGCTTGAAAATGAATCTTGGACGGTTTACGAAACTTTCCATTTAGGAAGGGAAGATTGA
- a CDS encoding GNAT family N-acetyltransferase — MLVKQVTNEKEYSDAVEVRRKVFIEEQRVPEELELDEFEDSAVHFVAYEDGVPVGAGRFRQVDRCGKVERICVLASHRKKGFGEAVMKAIETYASAERLDGLKLNAQTQAASFYERLGYVKTSDEVFLDAGIPHLAMKKLLSP; from the coding sequence GTGCTCGTGAAACAAGTGACGAACGAAAAAGAATACAGCGATGCCGTCGAGGTTCGCCGTAAAGTCTTCATCGAAGAACAGCGCGTCCCGGAGGAGTTGGAATTGGACGAATTCGAGGACAGCGCTGTTCATTTCGTCGCATACGAAGACGGCGTACCAGTTGGGGCCGGCCGATTTCGGCAAGTCGATCGCTGCGGAAAAGTCGAACGGATTTGCGTGCTCGCTTCGCACCGAAAAAAAGGGTTCGGCGAAGCGGTAATGAAAGCAATCGAAACGTATGCGTCGGCCGAACGCTTGGACGGGCTAAAGTTGAATGCCCAAACCCAAGCCGCATCGTTTTACGAACGGCTTGGATACGTGAAGACATCCGATGAGGTGTTTCTCGACGCGGGCATTCCCCATCTGGCGATGAAAAAGCTCTTATCCCCGTGA